One Flavobacterium sp. 90 DNA segment encodes these proteins:
- a CDS encoding CPBP family intramembrane glutamic endopeptidase codes for MILKILLESAVPVLILLPITFIFAKDKNQIKTIGLFVLIFICYQILLKIPLEYKEFQIISGKRNWTGKLFGISFGLLTYLLLYHKLKPFNFLRFKQDKKALLKTILVSSILICTAFFSYFDTRIDFNIEILAFQLTMPGIDEEIMFRGILLALLLICLQDKIRIKEKTFGNPGILIIGILFGLVHGFSITDGLEWKFEFYPFIWTSVSGYILSWITVETKSILLPILSHNMINFIQTLMKMIK; via the coding sequence ATGATATTAAAGATACTTTTGGAGAGCGCTGTACCTGTTTTAATTCTTTTACCTATAACTTTTATTTTTGCAAAGGATAAAAATCAAATTAAAACCATTGGCCTTTTTGTATTAATCTTTATTTGTTATCAAATACTTCTAAAAATTCCATTAGAATATAAAGAATTTCAGATCATAAGTGGAAAAAGAAACTGGACGGGAAAACTATTTGGAATTTCTTTTGGCTTATTGACCTATTTATTATTGTATCATAAACTAAAACCTTTTAATTTCTTACGTTTTAAGCAAGATAAAAAGGCTTTGCTAAAGACAATTTTAGTCTCATCAATATTGATTTGCACTGCTTTTTTCTCTTACTTCGATACTCGTATAGATTTTAATATTGAGATTCTTGCTTTTCAATTGACAATGCCTGGAATTGATGAAGAAATTATGTTTAGAGGTATTCTTCTAGCACTTTTATTAATCTGTTTACAAGACAAAATTAGAATTAAAGAAAAGACTTTTGGTAATCCAGGTATCCTGATTATTGGTATTCTGTTTGGTCTTGTACATGGATTTAGTATAACAGATGGTCTCGAATGGAAGTTTGAATTTTATCCATTTATATGGACCTCTGTGTCTGGTTATATTTTGAGTTGGATAACTGTAGAAACCAAAAGTATTTTGCTTCCGATATTATCACACAACATGATTAATTTTATACAGACTTTGATGAAAATGATAAAATAA
- a CDS encoding PorP/SprF family type IX secretion system membrane protein, with amino-acid sequence MKAIYIQAIMFLLILGTNSANAQLTEYESMYFQNQYINNPAMAGLEQGMKFNIGYQRQWDEVPGNPILMNATFEYNSGNRTGLGLNVNSDRAGLINRTRIMATYAYHLPIGVDQKIHFGLSAGAKFSSIDYNKVIGNMDDIALQNYNEGAIFDGDLGIAYTTRLLTVQASLPKLHNLFYENDNGIKNYADRSTFYSAVSYKFLLSNEDENLNIEPLVAYRGIKGHKDILDMGGRFNFPDYKMNLSAFYHTNKTVSTAFGISVEDLGVFLAYSKYFGSLGAYANNTFEIGLNYKL; translated from the coding sequence ATGAAAGCAATCTATATACAGGCAATTATGTTCCTGCTTATATTAGGAACAAACTCCGCAAATGCGCAGTTGACAGAATACGAGTCCATGTATTTTCAAAATCAATATATTAACAACCCTGCAATGGCAGGGTTAGAGCAAGGAATGAAATTTAATATTGGTTACCAAAGACAATGGGATGAAGTTCCGGGGAATCCGATATTGATGAATGCAACCTTCGAATACAATTCTGGAAACAGAACTGGATTAGGGTTAAATGTTAATAGTGATAGAGCTGGTTTAATCAATAGAACAAGAATAATGGCGACCTACGCATATCATCTGCCAATAGGAGTTGATCAAAAAATCCATTTTGGATTGTCTGCAGGAGCAAAATTTTCTTCTATAGATTACAACAAGGTAATAGGAAATATGGATGATATTGCATTACAGAATTATAACGAAGGAGCTATTTTTGACGGAGATTTGGGTATTGCTTATACCACGAGATTGCTTACTGTTCAAGCATCATTGCCAAAACTTCATAATCTCTTCTATGAAAATGATAATGGCATTAAAAATTATGCAGATCGTTCTACTTTTTATTCCGCTGTCAGTTACAAGTTTTTATTGTCAAATGAGGATGAAAACTTAAATATTGAGCCATTGGTTGCTTATAGAGGTATTAAAGGGCACAAAGATATTTTAGACATGGGGGGAAGATTTAATTTTCCAGATTATAAGATGAACTTATCAGCTTTTTATCATACCAATAAAACAGTATCTACAGCGTTTGGAATCTCAGTCGAAGACTTAGGTGTTTTTCTGGCTTACTCTAAATATTTTGGTAGTTTGGGAGCTTATGCAAATAATACTTTTGAAATTGGGTTGAATTACAAATTGTAA
- a CDS encoding MBG domain-containing protein has product MNKNLLIVLAFLLFNIGYGQTLKTWTGAVSNAWELDENWDSDEKPTVDDNVLITNTANQPVISTSGTSCAKLTLSNSIPGSVVVLTIKSGSFAPASITMDGRDCSLNIGTGSVSVSGAIMMNDAVLQNNVTFSGDGRLFIGGLMTGGTLNADKIGTVSYNGAGTRSVGEYSYNNLTISGTGVRTISSKVTVNGKLNMAGAATVSAAPTYGVDASLQYTAASFTVGSEWVSPFIAKGGVEISTPGLTISSTVTIPGSVLDKKFADGVPLMIDEDASLILGNTGLYLGGDFINNNGSLTTDGYVYLTGRVNQGIAGFTSTKGISMDKDAGIATFTGNINTKQLIMNGQGTLNLGVGRTHTFTDWNRINGTLNARSSTLKFSGNVIGTGGDFVAGTGTVEFNGGIQNLGTGSITYNNLTLSGTGTKTFGAKTTINETLSLTSGVVADLTANLVHSAKYIKLGTGVASGGSWGSSLSNATNKNNTYFVSTNNGIVNVGPTIVISTNSLSGLTTTYGTPSDSKSFDISGIAMLEGILVTPSSEFEVSTDGTNFTNTVTLGAVGAIASTTVYVRLKALTPAGSYSLGNIALSSNSTTTLNVPIAISTVDKAELTIKVDDKEKFYGAVNPSLTASYTGFVNEQTVDVLTKLPTITTTANEGSSVVGSPYLITANGAEALNYKFKYEPANGALIIKPVKLTITTNDNSKFYGSVNPVLAVSYDGFIPGETEANLTTKPTITTVAVTGSVVGKYAITAIGTVSSNYAITYDNKGLLDVKPAKLTITTIDNSKFYGSVNPALVVSYDGFIPGDSEASLTTKPTIATIAVTGSVVGKYAITAIGALSPNYEITYDNKGLLDVKPAKLTITTIDNSKFYGSVNPVLAVSYDGFIPGDSEASLTTKPTIATIAVTGSVVGKYAITAIGAVSSNYAITYDNKGLLDVKPAKLTITTIDNSKIYGSVNPVLAVSYDGFIPGDSEASLTTKPTIATIAVTGSVVGKYAITAIGAVSSNYAITYDNKGLLDVKPAALTIKADDKEKEHGIDNPVLTLSYFGFVPGETEADLTRKPIIATVVVKDSPAGKYDITVSGAASSNYTITFEKGILTVMKSSNADLADIVISDGSLDKPFDADTKRYTVEVPNETNTYVVNPIPVDPNATVVMTVDGKVIDPTAPFDLKVGENEITILVTAEDGTTKEAYTVIVTREEAPLSNNSGLTDLAISEGKLEPGFTEGNTAYTTTVPNNIESITATAVTADPTATITVNGIPVPSGTASADLPLKVGKNEITTVVKAEDGTITTYTVVVTREAAPLSNNSGLTDLVINQGKLEPGFTEGNTAYTATVPNNVESITATPITDDSTATVTVNGKPVPSGTASGQIPLEVGKNEIKTVVTAEDGTTTTYTVVVTREEAAVIPSDNAGLSDIALSDGSLDKPFNTDTKGYEVDVPNETNSIVITPKTIDPDATVVMTVDGKIIDPTAPIDLKVGDNEITIVVTAEDGTTIDTYIVIVNRADAVPQPIVPTNIITPNGDGKNDNWIVPGLDQYPNNSVKVFDRAARLVYSKEHYDNSWDGTYKGSPLNEDTYYYLIDLGNGSPKLKGFITIIRDNN; this is encoded by the coding sequence ATGAACAAAAATTTACTTATCGTATTAGCCTTTCTTTTATTCAATATAGGATATGGGCAAACATTGAAAACCTGGACAGGAGCTGTAAGCAACGCTTGGGAATTAGATGAAAATTGGGATTCTGATGAAAAACCAACGGTTGATGATAATGTATTGATAACGAATACGGCAAACCAGCCGGTAATTAGCACTTCAGGAACTTCTTGTGCTAAACTTACGTTATCAAATTCAATTCCGGGCAGCGTTGTTGTTCTGACTATAAAATCAGGATCTTTTGCTCCAGCATCAATAACGATGGATGGTAGAGATTGTAGTTTAAATATTGGTACAGGAAGTGTTAGTGTTTCCGGAGCTATTATGATGAATGACGCTGTACTTCAAAATAATGTGACTTTCTCTGGCGATGGAAGATTATTTATTGGAGGGTTAATGACTGGTGGTACATTAAATGCTGACAAAATTGGAACGGTATCTTATAATGGTGCCGGAACACGAAGTGTTGGAGAATATAGTTATAACAATTTGACGATTTCAGGTACTGGTGTAAGAACAATTTCTTCGAAAGTAACTGTAAATGGTAAACTTAACATGGCTGGAGCAGCGACCGTATCTGCAGCACCAACTTATGGAGTAGATGCTTCATTACAATATACAGCAGCATCTTTTACAGTTGGGTCGGAATGGGTTAGTCCATTTATTGCAAAAGGAGGAGTTGAAATTTCTACTCCGGGACTTACTATTTCTAGTACAGTAACTATTCCTGGTAGTGTTTTAGATAAAAAATTTGCTGATGGTGTGCCATTGATGATAGATGAAGATGCGTCATTAATACTTGGTAATACGGGGCTGTATTTAGGAGGTGATTTTATCAACAACAATGGATCACTTACAACTGATGGATATGTGTATTTGACAGGCAGAGTCAATCAGGGTATTGCAGGTTTTACCTCTACAAAAGGTATTTCTATGGATAAAGATGCCGGTATAGCAACTTTTACAGGAAATATAAATACAAAACAATTAATAATGAATGGTCAGGGAACGCTTAATCTTGGAGTAGGCAGAACTCATACATTTACCGATTGGAATAGAATTAATGGAACATTAAATGCGAGATCAAGTACATTAAAATTTTCTGGAAATGTAATTGGTACTGGAGGTGATTTTGTAGCAGGAACTGGTACAGTAGAGTTTAATGGAGGAATTCAAAATTTAGGAACAGGATCCATAACTTATAATAACCTTACATTATCAGGAACAGGAACTAAAACTTTTGGAGCAAAAACGACTATAAATGAGACTTTATCTTTAACGTCAGGAGTAGTAGCAGATCTTACTGCAAATTTGGTCCATAGTGCCAAATATATAAAATTAGGTACTGGAGTAGCTTCAGGTGGATCATGGGGAAGTTCACTTTCAAATGCTACCAATAAAAATAATACATACTTTGTATCTACTAATAATGGTATTGTAAATGTTGGACCAACAATAGTAATAAGTACTAATAGCTTATCAGGGTTAACGACAACTTATGGTACGCCATCAGATTCAAAGAGCTTTGATATATCTGGTATTGCAATGCTTGAAGGAATTTTGGTTACACCTTCTTCGGAATTTGAAGTCAGTACAGACGGAACTAATTTTACTAACACAGTTACTCTTGGAGCTGTTGGTGCTATTGCATCTACAACTGTTTATGTTAGATTAAAAGCGCTAACTCCTGCGGGAAGTTATTCTTTAGGAAATATTGCTTTAAGCAGTAATAGTACAACTACTTTAAATGTACCAATAGCAATAAGTACTGTAGATAAAGCTGAATTGACTATCAAAGTAGATGATAAGGAAAAATTTTATGGGGCAGTAAATCCAAGTTTAACAGCAAGTTATACTGGATTTGTAAATGAACAAACTGTAGATGTTTTAACCAAATTACCTACAATAACAACTACGGCAAATGAAGGAAGTTCAGTAGTAGGAAGTCCTTATTTAATAACAGCTAATGGAGCAGAAGCATTAAATTATAAGTTTAAATATGAGCCAGCAAATGGGGCATTAATTATTAAGCCTGTAAAATTAACGATTACTACAAATGATAATAGTAAATTTTATGGATCAGTAAATCCAGTTTTAGCTGTAAGTTATGATGGGTTTATACCTGGAGAAACAGAAGCGAATTTAACTACAAAGCCTACAATTACTACTGTAGCAGTTACAGGAAGTGTAGTAGGGAAATATGCAATTACAGCTATTGGAACGGTTTCGTCAAATTATGCAATTACATATGACAATAAAGGATTGTTAGATGTTAAACCTGCAAAGTTAACAATTACTACAATTGATAATAGTAAATTTTATGGATCAGTAAATCCAGCTTTAGTTGTAAGTTATGATGGATTTATACCTGGAGACAGTGAAGCAAGTTTAACTACAAAACCTACAATTGCTACAATTGCAGTTACAGGAAGTGTAGTAGGAAAATATGCAATTACTGCTATTGGAGCGCTTTCGCCAAATTATGAAATTACATATGACAATAAAGGATTGTTAGATGTTAAACCTGCAAAGTTAACAATTACTACAATTGATAATAGTAAATTTTATGGATCAGTAAATCCAGTTTTAGCTGTAAGTTATGATGGATTTATACCTGGAGACAGTGAAGCAAGTTTAACTACAAAACCTACAATTGCTACAATTGCAGTTACAGGAAGTGTAGTAGGAAAATATGCAATTACAGCTATTGGAGCGGTTTCGTCAAATTATGCAATTACATATGACAATAAAGGATTGTTAGATGTTAAACCTGCAAAGTTAACTATTACGACAATTGATAATAGTAAAATTTACGGATCAGTAAATCCAGTTTTAGCTGTAAGTTATGATGGATTTATACCTGGAGACAGTGAAGCAAGTTTAACTACAAAACCTACAATTGCTACAATTGCAGTTACAGGAAGTGTAGTAGGAAAATATGCAATTACAGCTATTGGAGCGGTTTCGTCAAATTATGCAATTACATATGACAATAAAGGATTGTTAGATGTTAAACCTGCAGCTTTAACTATCAAAGCAGATGATAAGGAAAAAGAGCATGGTATAGATAATCCAGTTTTAACGTTAAGTTATTTTGGGTTTGTTCCCGGAGAAACTGAAGCAGATTTAACTAGAAAGCCTATAATTGCAACAGTAGTAGTTAAAGACAGCCCAGCAGGAAAATATGATATCACAGTAAGTGGTGCAGCTTCTTCAAACTATACTATTACTTTTGAAAAAGGTATTTTAACTGTGATGAAATCTAGTAATGCAGATTTAGCTGATATTGTTATTAGTGATGGTTCTTTAGATAAACCATTTGATGCAGATACAAAACGTTATACAGTAGAGGTTCCAAATGAGACTAATACTTATGTAGTTAATCCAATCCCGGTAGATCCAAATGCAACGGTTGTAATGACAGTTGATGGAAAAGTTATTGATCCAACAGCTCCATTTGATTTAAAAGTAGGAGAAAATGAAATTACAATACTTGTTACAGCAGAAGATGGTACTACTAAAGAAGCTTATACTGTAATCGTTACAAGAGAAGAAGCTCCGTTATCTAATAATTCAGGTTTAACAGATTTAGCTATTAGTGAAGGTAAGTTAGAGCCTGGTTTTACAGAAGGAAATACGGCTTATACTACTACTGTACCCAATAATATTGAAAGTATAACCGCTACAGCAGTTACAGCAGATCCGACAGCAACAATAACAGTAAACGGAATACCTGTACCTAGTGGAACTGCTTCGGCAGACCTTCCTCTAAAAGTTGGTAAAAATGAAATAACTACTGTAGTGAAGGCTGAGGATGGAACTATTACTACTTACACCGTAGTTGTAACTAGAGAAGCAGCTCCGTTATCTAATAATTCAGGTTTAACAGATTTAGTAATTAATCAAGGTAAGTTAGAGCCTGGTTTTACAGAAGGAAATACAGCTTATACTGCTACCGTACCTAATAATGTTGAAAGTATAACAGCTACACCAATTACTGATGATTCTACAGCAACGGTAACTGTAAACGGAAAACCAGTTCCTAGCGGAACTGCTTCAGGACAAATTCCTTTAGAAGTAGGTAAAAATGAAATTAAAACCGTAGTTACAGCTGAGGACGGAACAACGACGACTTATACAGTAGTTGTGACAAGAGAAGAGGCGGCAGTTATACCTTCTGATAATGCTGGACTATCTGATATTGCACTAAGTGATGGTTCTTTAGATAAGCCATTTAATACAGATACAAAAGGTTACGAAGTAGATGTGCCAAATGAAACGAATTCAATTGTAATTACTCCAAAAACTATCGATCCAGATGCAACAGTTGTAATGACAGTTGATGGAAAAATTATTGATCCGACTGCTCCGATAGATTTAAAAGTAGGAGATAATGAAATTACAATAGTTGTTACAGCTGAAGATGGCACTACAATAGATACATACATTGTTATTGTAAATAGAGCAGATGCTGTACCGCAGCCAATAGTACCTACAAATATTATTACTCCAAACGGAGATGGTAAAAATGATAACTGGATAGTTCCGGGGCTTGATCAATATCCAAACAACTCAGTTAAAGTTTTTGATAGAGCAGCTCGATTAGTTTATTCTAAAGAGCATTATGACAATTCTTGGGATGGTACTTATAAAGGATCTCCGCTTAATGAGGATACTTATTACTATTTAATTGATCTAGGAAATGGGTCACCTAAACTTAAAGGATTCATTACAATTATTAGAGACAATAATTAA
- a CDS encoding GatB/YqeY domain-containing protein translates to MSLQTLIMDEIKIAMRAKDTVALEALRAIKSEMLLAATASGSKEELTEDDEVKLLQRLVKTRKESARIFTEQNRPDLAEPELAQVAVIEKFLPAQLSEEEVEAVVAKIIAETGASGIASMGKVMGLASAQLGGTAEGKTISAIVKKLLV, encoded by the coding sequence ATGAGTTTACAAACATTGATCATGGACGAGATTAAAATCGCCATGAGAGCAAAAGATACAGTAGCATTAGAAGCTTTAAGAGCAATTAAATCTGAAATGTTATTAGCTGCAACGGCTTCAGGTTCTAAAGAAGAATTAACAGAAGACGATGAAGTTAAATTACTTCAAAGATTAGTTAAAACTCGTAAAGAAAGTGCCAGAATTTTTACAGAACAAAATCGTCCTGATCTTGCTGAACCAGAATTAGCTCAGGTTGCAGTAATCGAGAAATTTTTACCAGCTCAATTAAGCGAAGAAGAAGTAGAAGCAGTAGTAGCAAAAATCATTGCTGAAACTGGAGCTTCAGGAATCGCTTCAATGGGTAAAGTTATGGGATTAGCGTCTGCTCAATTAGGCGGAACTGCTGAAGGAAAAACAATCTCTGCAATTGTAAAGAAACTTTTAGTTTAA
- the ftsZ gene encoding cell division protein FtsZ gives MMSNSEFGSISFDLPKNQSNVIKVIGVGGGGSNAINHMFKQGIKGVDFIVCNTDSQALQNSSVPNKIQLGMNLTEGLGAGANPDVGQQSAIESIADIEKMLDRGTKMVFITAGMGGGTGTGAAPVIAQLAKEREILTVGIVTIPFQFEGKVRQEQALLGIEKLRKQVDSLIVINNNKLREVYGNLGFKAGFSKADEVLATASRGIAEVITHHYTQNIDLRDAKTVLSNSGTAIMGSSVAEGENRAKDAIVSALDSPLLNDNKITGAKNVLLLIVSGSNEITLDEIGEINDHIQVEAGHNANIIMGVGEDETLGDAIAVTIIATGFDVEQQNEIVNTEPKKIIHTLGDEQRSVYDLTNKSVTSFDLNAETPTTKSEEKIVFDLMDDTSFADTVAPVIPTPVTPVAVAPSMNQEELVVMSEFIKNLDVTFEIVSPITDIDFTITAPTPEVQAFQEVKPVQQRTFEREEQTTFSFDLPLYRSEPEARKEPVAEQETKILFELSNETRNIKVNDPVQFVPVTELSDNGIVKYSLEEYMEVENELTTSKPIEKVVEDVIPEELNITMKPRVDFASEADYSTTSNVSPMELTIEETLRLRAEERRKKLKEFNYKFHNNVSRIDELEKEPAYKRLGIDLSNSQSNNTGSRISVGTDSNNDLQLRSNNSFLHDNVD, from the coding sequence ATGATGAGCAACTCAGAATTTGGAAGTATTTCATTTGATTTACCAAAAAACCAATCAAATGTTATCAAAGTAATAGGTGTAGGTGGAGGTGGTAGTAATGCTATCAACCATATGTTTAAACAAGGTATTAAAGGCGTTGATTTCATCGTTTGTAATACCGATTCACAAGCACTACAGAATAGTTCAGTGCCGAACAAAATACAGTTAGGTATGAACTTAACAGAAGGTCTTGGAGCAGGAGCAAATCCTGATGTAGGACAGCAATCTGCTATAGAAAGTATCGCTGATATCGAGAAAATGTTGGACCGTGGTACTAAGATGGTATTTATTACCGCTGGTATGGGTGGAGGAACAGGTACTGGTGCAGCTCCGGTAATTGCACAATTGGCAAAAGAAAGAGAAATTTTGACAGTTGGTATCGTTACTATTCCGTTTCAGTTTGAAGGGAAAGTACGTCAGGAACAAGCACTTTTAGGAATCGAAAAATTGCGTAAGCAAGTCGATTCATTAATTGTAATTAATAATAATAAGTTAAGAGAAGTATACGGAAATCTTGGTTTTAAAGCTGGATTCTCGAAAGCGGATGAAGTTTTGGCAACAGCCTCTAGAGGTATTGCTGAAGTAATTACGCATCACTATACTCAAAATATCGATTTACGTGATGCTAAAACTGTTTTGTCAAACAGTGGAACAGCTATCATGGGATCTTCTGTTGCTGAAGGTGAGAACAGAGCTAAAGATGCTATCGTTTCGGCATTGGACTCTCCGTTATTAAACGACAACAAAATTACAGGAGCCAAAAACGTATTGTTGCTTATCGTTTCTGGATCAAACGAAATTACTTTGGATGAGATTGGAGAAATCAATGATCACATTCAGGTAGAAGCAGGTCATAACGCTAATATTATCATGGGAGTTGGTGAAGACGAAACTCTTGGTGATGCTATTGCTGTGACTATTATTGCAACAGGTTTTGATGTTGAACAACAAAATGAAATTGTAAATACCGAACCTAAAAAAATCATTCACACATTAGGGGATGAGCAAAGAAGTGTTTATGATTTGACAAATAAATCAGTTACTTCTTTTGATTTAAATGCTGAAACACCAACAACTAAATCAGAAGAAAAAATTGTTTTCGATTTAATGGATGACACTTCATTTGCAGATACGGTTGCTCCCGTAATACCAACTCCGGTTACTCCGGTTGCAGTTGCTCCATCTATGAATCAGGAAGAATTGGTTGTAATGTCTGAGTTTATCAAGAATCTTGATGTAACTTTTGAAATTGTTTCGCCAATTACAGATATTGATTTTACAATAACAGCGCCAACTCCTGAAGTGCAAGCTTTTCAAGAAGTAAAACCTGTTCAGCAAAGAACTTTTGAAAGAGAAGAACAAACAACATTCTCTTTTGATTTACCTCTTTACAGATCAGAGCCAGAAGCAAGAAAAGAGCCAGTTGCTGAACAAGAGACTAAAATTTTATTCGAATTATCGAATGAAACACGTAATATAAAAGTAAATGATCCAGTACAATTTGTACCGGTAACTGAGCTTTCTGACAATGGAATCGTGAAGTACTCTCTGGAAGAATACATGGAGGTTGAAAATGAATTAACAACATCAAAACCGATTGAAAAAGTAGTAGAAGACGTAATTCCTGAGGAATTAAATATTACTATGAAGCCAAGAGTTGATTTTGCCAGCGAAGCTGATTATTCTACAACATCGAATGTTTCTCCAATGGAGTTAACAATTGAAGAAACATTACGTTTAAGAGCCGAAGAAAGAAGAAAGAAACTAAAAGAATTTAATTATAAATTTCATAATAATGTTTCCAGAATCGATGAGCTTGAAAAAGAACCTGCTTATAAAAGATTAGGAATCGATTTGTCTAATTCACAATCAAATAACACTGGTTCGAGAATATCAGTTGGGACCGATAGTAATAATGATTTGCAATTACGTTCAAACAATTCATTTTTACATGACAATGTAGATTAA
- the ftsA gene encoding cell division protein FtsA, translating into MEKDNIAVGLDIGTTKIVAMIGKKNEYGKLEILGIGKSKSLGVARGVVNNITQTIQSIQQAILEAENNSGYKIKDVVVGIAGQHIRSIQHTDYISRNNPEEVIGEKDIQLLIDQVNKLAMLPGEEIIHVLPQEFKIDGQSEIKEPIGMYGGRLESSFHVVVGQASSIRNVGRCIQSSGIELSGLTLEPLASADAVLSQEEKEAGVALIDIGGGTTDLAIFKDGIIRHTAVIPFGGNVITDDIKEGCSIIEKQAELLKIKFGSAWPGENKDNEIVSIPGLRGREPKEISLKNLSKIIHARVVEIVEQVFAEIKAYGHEDPRKKLIAGIVLTGGGAQLKHIKQLVEYITGMDTRIGYPNEHLAGNSSEEISSPLFATAVGLVMNSIENSTQSAVRMEIVNEQPKVVYRNVPPPIQQPVQQRYEVEENYVERVETIEDTREVRTNASKEESTETKIRRSFFDRYVDKIKDFLDNAE; encoded by the coding sequence ATGGAAAAAGATAACATTGCAGTAGGTCTAGATATTGGAACAACCAAAATAGTTGCCATGATAGGCAAGAAAAATGAGTATGGTAAGTTGGAAATTTTGGGTATTGGAAAATCCAAAAGTTTGGGAGTTGCACGTGGAGTTGTAAACAACATTACGCAAACTATTCAATCAATTCAACAAGCAATACTTGAAGCAGAAAATAATTCAGGTTACAAAATTAAAGATGTGGTTGTTGGTATCGCAGGACAACACATAAGAAGTATACAGCATACAGATTACATCAGCCGTAATAATCCGGAGGAGGTAATTGGCGAAAAAGATATTCAGCTTTTGATTGACCAGGTTAATAAATTAGCCATGTTACCGGGAGAAGAAATTATTCACGTTTTGCCGCAAGAATTTAAAATCGACGGACAATCTGAAATTAAAGAACCAATAGGGATGTACGGAGGAAGACTTGAATCAAGTTTTCACGTTGTAGTTGGACAGGCTTCTTCGATCAGAAATGTTGGAAGATGTATTCAGAGTTCAGGAATCGAATTGTCTGGATTGACATTAGAACCATTGGCTTCTGCAGATGCAGTTTTGAGTCAGGAAGAAAAAGAAGCAGGTGTTGCTTTGATTGATATTGGTGGTGGAACAACAGATTTAGCCATTTTTAAAGATGGTATTATTCGTCATACAGCAGTGATTCCTTTTGGAGGAAATGTTATAACAGACGATATTAAAGAAGGTTGTTCGATTATCGAAAAACAAGCAGAGCTTTTAAAAATAAAATTCGGATCGGCTTGGCCGGGAGAAAATAAAGACAACGAGATTGTTTCTATTCCGGGTTTAAGAGGAAGAGAGCCAAAAGAGATTTCGCTTAAAAATTTATCTAAAATTATTCATGCAAGAGTTGTGGAAATTGTAGAGCAGGTTTTTGCAGAAATTAAAGCTTATGGACACGAAGATCCTCGTAAAAAATTAATCGCAGGAATCGTTCTTACAGGTGGTGGAGCTCAACTAAAACATATTAAACAATTAGTAGAGTACATTACAGGAATGGATACAAGAATTGGATATCCAAATGAGCACTTAGCTGGAAATTCAAGCGAAGAAATTTCTAGTCCGTTATTTGCAACAGCAGTTGGATTAGTAATGAATAGTATCGAAAATAGTACGCAAAGTGCTGTTAGAATGGAGATTGTAAATGAGCAGCCAAAAGTGGTGTACAGAAATGTTCCGCCTCCAATACAACAACCTGTTCAACAACGATACGAAGTAGAAGAAAACTACGTTGAAAGAGTAGAAACTATTGAAGACACAAGAGAAGTTAGAACTAATGCGTCTAAAGAAGAATCTACTGAAACAAAAATTAGAAGATCATTTTTTGATAGATATGTCGATAAAATCAAAGATTTTTTAGACAACGCAGAATAA